In Haloarcula hispanica ATCC 33960, one DNA window encodes the following:
- a CDS encoding PIN domain-containing protein, whose product MYVETDFLTALLKDDDWLQDAAVRALEEHDDIHTSILAYAEVLVLFYDREAAEYEIDAPRAITNLLELVPIVPEEHEDAVLAAAAFLDEYDLTPFDALHAGLVTTGEERVLSTEQDYDTVGLDRTSLEPAPSE is encoded by the coding sequence GTGTACGTTGAAACTGACTTTCTCACCGCACTGTTGAAGGACGACGACTGGCTTCAGGACGCCGCAGTCCGCGCCCTCGAAGAGCACGATGACATACATACCTCGATACTCGCGTACGCCGAGGTTCTGGTGCTGTTCTACGACCGTGAGGCGGCCGAGTACGAGATCGATGCGCCGCGGGCAATTACCAACCTGCTCGAACTGGTTCCAATCGTGCCGGAAGAGCACGAGGACGCGGTTCTAGCCGCCGCAGCGTTCCTCGACGAGTACGATCTCACCCCATTCGATGCACTCCACGCTGGACTCGTCACAACCGGCGAAGAGCGAGTCCTTTCGACCGAGCAGGACTACGACACTGTCGGCCTCGACCGCACATCGTTGGAACCTGCGCCCTCTGAGTGA
- a CDS encoding cbb3-type cytochrome c oxidase subunit I has protein sequence MAILLVGIAGILARIEDWRSYTIAIGGGHGAHERTHAEKPSGILRWLTTVDHKDIGILYGVFAVVAFAWGGIAVVLMRFELMYPAEDFLSASAYNGLLTTHGITMLFLFGTPMLAAFSNYLIPLLIGADDMAFPRINAIAFWLLPPAALLIWGGVLGGPFLENIEPAQTAWTMYTPLSIEQQNPGVDLMLLGLHLSGVAATMGAINFIATIFTERSEDVTWATLDIFSWTVLVQSAQILFAFPLLGSALVMLLLDRNLGTTFFTLDGGGPLLWQHLFWFFGHPEVYILVLPPMGLVSYILPKFCGRKLFGFKFVVYSTLALGVLSFGVWAHHMFATGMDPRLRASFMAVSIAIAIPSAVKTFNWMATMWNGALRTTAPFLFCVGFVGNFIIGGVTGVFEAAIPVDLILHDTYHVVAHFHYVIMGGIAFAVFAGIYYWFPLYTGRWYQRSLAKWHFWLTLVGTNVTFFPMVLLGYAGMPRRYATYALTAGPVDLFTLLHQLATLGVVLLVIGQLIFVWNLVTSWLEGPLVTDGDPWDLAATDQFPREFAWFERERLPALADGGEEPTGD, from the coding sequence ATGGCGATACTGCTCGTCGGTATCGCTGGGATACTCGCACGGATCGAAGACTGGCGGTCGTATACGATTGCGATCGGTGGCGGCCACGGGGCGCACGAACGCACCCACGCGGAGAAGCCGAGCGGGATTCTCCGGTGGCTGACGACGGTCGACCACAAGGATATCGGGATTCTCTACGGCGTGTTCGCCGTCGTCGCGTTCGCGTGGGGCGGTATCGCCGTGGTTCTGATGCGGTTCGAACTGATGTACCCCGCTGAGGACTTCCTCAGTGCCAGTGCCTACAACGGCCTCCTGACGACCCACGGCATCACGATGCTGTTCCTGTTTGGGACGCCAATGCTGGCGGCGTTCTCGAACTACCTGATCCCGCTGCTCATCGGGGCCGACGACATGGCGTTTCCGCGAATCAACGCCATCGCGTTCTGGTTGTTGCCGCCGGCGGCGCTGCTCATCTGGGGTGGCGTCCTCGGCGGGCCGTTCCTCGAAAACATCGAACCGGCACAGACCGCCTGGACGATGTACACGCCGCTGTCGATCGAACAGCAGAACCCCGGCGTGGACCTGATGCTGCTCGGCCTCCACCTCTCGGGCGTCGCGGCGACGATGGGGGCGATCAACTTCATCGCGACTATCTTCACCGAGCGGAGCGAGGACGTGACATGGGCCACCCTCGATATCTTCTCCTGGACTGTCCTGGTGCAGTCCGCACAGATCCTGTTTGCCTTCCCCTTGCTGGGCAGCGCGCTTGTCATGCTCCTGCTCGACCGCAATCTCGGGACGACGTTCTTCACGCTCGACGGCGGCGGCCCGCTGCTGTGGCAGCACCTGTTCTGGTTCTTCGGCCACCCCGAGGTGTACATCCTCGTCCTGCCGCCGATGGGACTCGTGAGCTACATCCTACCCAAGTTCTGTGGGCGGAAGCTGTTCGGATTCAAGTTCGTCGTCTACTCGACGCTGGCGCTCGGAGTTCTCTCCTTTGGCGTCTGGGCGCATCACATGTTCGCGACGGGTATGGACCCTCGACTACGGGCCTCGTTCATGGCGGTCTCTATCGCCATCGCCATCCCGAGCGCGGTGAAGACCTTCAACTGGATGGCGACCATGTGGAACGGCGCGTTGCGGACGACCGCGCCGTTCCTCTTCTGTGTCGGATTCGTCGGGAACTTCATCATCGGCGGCGTCACCGGCGTGTTCGAGGCCGCCATCCCCGTCGACCTCATCTTACACGACACATACCACGTCGTCGCTCACTTCCACTACGTCATCATGGGCGGGATCGCCTTCGCTGTTTTTGCGGGCATTTACTACTGGTTCCCGCTCTACACAGGTCGGTGGTACCAGCGCTCGCTGGCGAAGTGGCACTTCTGGCTGACGCTTGTCGGGACCAACGTCACCTTCTTCCCGATGGTCCTGCTCGGCTACGCCGGAATGCCCCGCCGGTACGCCACGTACGCTCTGACCGCTGGCCCGGTGGACCTGTTTACGCTCCTGCACCAGCTGGCGACGCTGGGTGTCGTCCTGCTGGTCATCGGCCAGCTCATCTTCGTCTGGAACCTCGTAACCTCGTGGCTGGAGGGCCCACTGGTCACGGACGGCGACCCCTGGGACCTGGCGGCGACGGACCAGTTCCCGCGGGAGTTCGCGTGGTTCGAGCGTGAGCGGCTCCCGGCGCTGGCCGACGGCGGCGAAGAACCGACCGGGGATTGA
- a CDS encoding cupin domain-containing protein, protein MTATDFDAVREYDDDQFSAVEVFRSDRMKVVCGYFEPGQFIPVHAPASDVAIHVQSGSGIVRDGDTERAVEPGDVVVVEADTDRGVKADEDGRLEALLVTAPPPTDAEHEPVRKGLKQNEFDP, encoded by the coding sequence ATGACAGCGACCGATTTCGACGCCGTCCGGGAATACGACGACGACCAGTTCTCGGCTGTCGAAGTGTTCCGCAGCGACCGGATGAAAGTCGTCTGTGGCTACTTCGAACCCGGCCAGTTTATTCCGGTGCACGCGCCCGCGAGCGACGTCGCGATACACGTCCAGTCCGGGAGCGGTATCGTCCGTGATGGAGACACGGAGCGGGCGGTCGAGCCGGGCGACGTAGTTGTCGTCGAGGCCGACACCGACCGCGGTGTCAAAGCGGACGAGGATGGTCGGCTGGAGGCGTTACTGGTGACGGCACCGCCGCCGACCGACGCCGAACACGAACCGGTCCGGAAAGGGCTCAAGCAGAACGAGTTCGATCCGTAA
- a CDS encoding LLM class oxidoreductase, which translates to MTDVDHANAGYRRLFGGDGLSFGLGFPLTGETESTPDIDAELRLASHAETVGFDALWARDVPTYWPRFGDAGGAFDPWSLLSHVAAHTESVALGTASIVLPLRHPLHMAKSAATVDRLSDGRLVLGVASGDRDPEYPAFGVDPENRGQLVRESVEALRVLWREEYPTLDGSWGYLDGELDVLPKPTTDTLPLFPTGNARQSTEWIAENGDGWIFYHLPESTLESYLDTWRSHASEKPFTIAVQVEFAADPTAEPEPLHLGYRAGVEWFREYFRRLEEHGLDHVIVGLRAAEPEAAMTTFASEIIDEL; encoded by the coding sequence ATGACTGACGTGGACCACGCGAACGCTGGCTATCGGCGGCTGTTCGGGGGGGACGGCCTCTCGTTCGGCCTCGGGTTCCCGCTCACGGGCGAAACGGAGTCGACGCCGGATATCGACGCGGAACTCCGGCTCGCAAGCCACGCCGAAACAGTCGGCTTCGACGCGCTCTGGGCGCGAGACGTGCCGACGTACTGGCCGCGTTTCGGGGACGCCGGCGGGGCCTTCGACCCGTGGTCCCTGCTGTCCCACGTCGCCGCCCACACCGAGTCGGTGGCGCTTGGCACCGCGAGTATCGTTCTCCCGCTGCGCCATCCCCTCCACATGGCGAAATCGGCTGCGACCGTCGACCGGCTTTCCGACGGCCGTCTCGTGCTGGGCGTCGCCTCGGGCGACCGCGACCCGGAGTATCCGGCGTTCGGCGTCGACCCCGAGAACCGGGGCCAACTCGTCCGCGAAAGCGTCGAGGCGCTTCGCGTGCTCTGGCGCGAGGAATACCCGACGCTCGATGGCTCCTGGGGCTACCTCGACGGAGAACTCGATGTCCTCCCGAAACCGACAACGGACACGCTCCCGCTCTTCCCGACCGGCAACGCCAGACAGTCCACGGAGTGGATCGCCGAGAACGGCGACGGCTGGATATTTTACCACCTTCCCGAGTCGACCCTGGAGTCGTATCTCGACACATGGCGGAGCCACGCGTCAGAGAAGCCGTTCACGATTGCCGTTCAGGTCGAGTTCGCTGCTGATCCGACGGCGGAGCCCGAACCGCTCCACCTGGGCTATCGTGCCGGCGTCGAGTGGTTCAGAGAGTACTTCCGACGGCTCGAAGAGCACGGCCTCGACCACGTTATCGTCGGGCTTCGAGCGGCGGAGCCAGAGGCGGCGATGACGACCTTCGCAAGCGAAATCATCGACGAACTGTGA
- a CDS encoding NAD(P)-binding oxidoreductase: protein MDPSDVETVFVAGASGGTGRATLRLLSSRVPTVRALTSTPSKTDDLQAAGADEVVVDDLLNPTALAEALSDVDVVLSAVGSNITDVWSRDEYVDGAGTINLLDTAVDAGVEAFVMESAIGVGDEPASPLATAFDVVIQPIQRAKAEAEAAIRDAPVRHTILRPGVLTNGPRTDTVSVAEPGAKLWGSVSRADVARLMIASPVTPAAEDRTLEVVAKPSFPDRALDVEWQLPRSGASETVAVDTPDDDP, encoded by the coding sequence ATGGACCCTTCTGACGTGGAGACGGTGTTTGTCGCCGGAGCCAGCGGCGGGACCGGGCGCGCGACGCTCCGACTGCTCAGTTCGCGCGTGCCGACGGTCCGAGCACTGACCAGCACACCGTCGAAAACAGACGACCTGCAGGCGGCCGGCGCTGACGAGGTCGTCGTCGACGACTTGCTGAACCCGACTGCGTTGGCCGAGGCGCTGTCGGACGTTGATGTCGTCCTGAGCGCCGTCGGCTCGAACATCACGGACGTCTGGTCCCGGGACGAGTACGTCGACGGTGCGGGAACCATCAATCTCCTTGATACGGCCGTCGACGCTGGCGTCGAGGCGTTCGTCATGGAATCCGCTATCGGCGTGGGTGACGAGCCGGCCAGTCCGCTCGCGACGGCCTTCGACGTCGTCATCCAGCCGATACAACGTGCGAAAGCGGAGGCCGAGGCCGCGATTCGCGACGCCCCGGTCCGACACACGATCCTCCGCCCGGGCGTGCTCACGAACGGGCCGCGAACTGACACCGTCTCCGTCGCCGAGCCCGGAGCGAAGCTCTGGGGCAGCGTTTCGCGGGCTGACGTGGCCCGACTGATGATCGCATCGCCCGTCACACCGGCAGCCGAAGACCGGACGCTGGAAGTCGTTGCCAAGCCGTCGTTCCCGGACCGTGCGCTAGATGTCGAGTGGCAACTCCCCCGGAGTGGGGCGTCGGAGACCGTGGCAGTTGATACGCCGGACGACGACCCGTAG
- a CDS encoding DMT family transporter encodes MLRSTSTDRPSIPARYRDTALFVLLAVLFGGSFVAIKTGLRELPPVLFAGLRFDLAAVTLLGYIVLTRPRSTWLPRTRADFVGIGMAALFLIALNNGLLFLGQGATTPAAASVMYGLNPILAPVFAWWLLGDRLSWLGALGIGIALSGVILIVQPSPSTFTDASAIGQLLVLGAAAAVALGSVFLQRVGPQMDSTPLTAWAMAVGAVLLHIASLLAGEPPTAVIGIGPETIASIVAVGIPSTAVAYAIYFGLIKRIGPVRANLVAYVVPIFAALMGWVLLGSSVSLWTFVGFLVVVAGFALIERVTIRMELRRLYHRFEETSSSQQTPPCDD; translated from the coding sequence ATGCTGCGGTCCACGTCTACGGATCGCCCGTCGATCCCGGCCCGCTACCGTGACACCGCGCTGTTCGTCCTGCTCGCGGTATTGTTCGGTGGCTCGTTCGTCGCGATCAAAACCGGGCTCCGTGAGCTGCCACCGGTGCTGTTTGCCGGTCTCCGGTTCGACCTGGCAGCGGTGACGCTGCTTGGCTACATCGTCCTTACCCGGCCCCGGTCGACGTGGCTGCCACGGACGCGCGCGGACTTCGTTGGAATCGGGATGGCGGCGCTGTTCCTGATCGCACTCAACAACGGGCTGTTGTTCCTCGGTCAGGGCGCGACCACGCCCGCAGCGGCGTCCGTGATGTACGGCCTGAACCCGATACTCGCCCCCGTGTTCGCCTGGTGGCTGCTGGGTGACCGACTATCGTGGCTCGGTGCGCTCGGTATCGGTATCGCGCTGAGCGGCGTTATCCTCATCGTGCAGCCGTCGCCGTCGACGTTCACCGATGCGAGCGCCATCGGGCAACTTCTGGTCCTCGGCGCGGCAGCGGCCGTTGCACTCGGTAGCGTGTTCCTCCAGCGTGTCGGCCCCCAGATGGACAGTACACCGCTGACTGCGTGGGCGATGGCTGTCGGCGCGGTGTTGCTCCACATCGCGAGCCTGCTGGCCGGGGAGCCACCTACGGCCGTCATCGGCATCGGCCCCGAAACGATTGCGAGCATCGTGGCCGTGGGCATCCCCTCGACGGCAGTCGCGTACGCCATCTACTTCGGCCTCATCAAGCGTATCGGCCCGGTCCGTGCGAATCTGGTCGCGTACGTCGTGCCGATTTTCGCCGCGCTCATGGGCTGGGTACTGCTGGGCTCGTCGGTGTCACTGTGGACGTTCGTCGGCTTCCTGGTCGTCGTTGCGGGCTTCGCTCTCATCGAGCGTGTGACCATCCGCATGGAACTGCGCCGGCTCTATCACCGCTTCGAGGAGACATCCTCGTCCCAGCAGACACCGCCGTGTGACGACTGA
- a CDS encoding aldo/keto reductase, with the protein MPMLGLGTWQNDDAEQCAESVRTALEAGYRHIDTAQAYDNESAVGDGLAAADVDRDDIFLATKVWISNLSHDDVIETTEESLDKLGVDSVDLLYVHWAAGEYEPEETLPAFDELVDRGLIDNVGVSNFEPHHVETAMDVLDAPVFANQVETHPFLQQSELREHAAEQDYELVAYSPLARGEVFGHDVIEAIADDHDASEAQVSLAWLREKGVTAIPKATSEAHITDNLASLDLSLSDAEIDRIDSIDTVDRRVDPDWSPAAWD; encoded by the coding sequence ATGCCGATGCTCGGTCTCGGAACGTGGCAGAACGACGACGCAGAACAGTGTGCGGAAAGCGTCCGGACGGCGCTTGAGGCCGGCTACCGCCATATCGACACCGCACAGGCCTACGACAACGAAAGCGCCGTCGGCGACGGTCTCGCTGCGGCTGACGTGGACCGCGACGATATCTTCCTGGCGACGAAGGTCTGGATCTCGAACCTCTCGCACGACGACGTGATCGAGACGACCGAGGAGAGCCTCGACAAACTCGGCGTCGATTCGGTGGATCTGCTGTACGTCCACTGGGCGGCGGGCGAGTACGAACCCGAGGAGACGCTTCCGGCGTTCGACGAACTCGTCGACCGCGGCTTGATCGACAACGTCGGCGTCTCGAACTTCGAACCGCACCACGTCGAGACGGCGATGGACGTGCTCGATGCTCCGGTGTTTGCAAACCAGGTCGAGACGCACCCGTTCCTCCAGCAGTCGGAACTCCGCGAGCACGCGGCGGAACAGGACTACGAACTGGTGGCGTACTCCCCGCTGGCACGCGGTGAAGTGTTCGGTCACGACGTCATCGAAGCCATCGCCGACGACCACGACGCGAGCGAAGCGCAGGTCAGCCTCGCGTGGCTCCGCGAGAAGGGCGTGACGGCGATCCCGAAAGCCACGAGCGAAGCCCACATCACCGATAACCTGGCGAGCCTCGACCTGTCGCTCTCCGACGCCGAAATCGACCGTATCGACAGCATTGACACGGTCGACCGACGCGTCGATCCGGACTGGTCGCCCGCCGCCTGGGACTGA
- a CDS encoding M48 family metallopeptidase, with the protein MADFGLQVRMLVVGAILFAFYVFAGTALSVLLGLPLVPVLLVGILVVPAIQYKLGKWLALRGAEDMPDDQRFGYVHQMVRRLCRDMNIEEPRLMVMDMGVPNAFAVGRKGAGVVVVSSELMQLLDDDELEGVIAHELAHIKNRDVITMVVGQSIGMLVGYVAYFAVLFGGERNVGSWIMAMIASSLANALVMVFVLAISRYREYVADADARRAIGTGEPLARALEKISRGAEGRESKVEDSMNALCIFNADKGLFEKLFSTHPPTEKRIQRLRS; encoded by the coding sequence ATGGCAGACTTCGGATTACAGGTGCGGATGCTCGTCGTCGGTGCGATTCTGTTCGCGTTCTACGTTTTCGCCGGCACGGCACTGTCGGTGCTGTTGGGCCTGCCGCTCGTCCCGGTGCTCCTCGTCGGAATCCTCGTGGTGCCGGCGATCCAGTACAAACTCGGGAAGTGGCTGGCACTCCGTGGCGCGGAGGATATGCCGGACGACCAGCGGTTCGGCTACGTCCACCAGATGGTCCGGCGGCTCTGCAGAGATATGAATATCGAGGAGCCCCGGCTGATGGTGATGGACATGGGCGTGCCCAACGCCTTCGCGGTCGGACGGAAAGGTGCGGGTGTCGTCGTCGTGTCGAGCGAACTGATGCAACTCCTCGACGACGACGAACTGGAGGGCGTGATCGCACACGAACTGGCCCACATCAAGAACCGGGACGTCATCACGATGGTCGTCGGCCAGTCTATCGGGATGCTCGTCGGCTACGTCGCCTACTTCGCGGTACTGTTCGGCGGCGAGCGAAACGTTGGCTCCTGGATCATGGCGATGATCGCCTCCTCGCTCGCGAACGCGCTGGTCATGGTGTTCGTGCTGGCTATCTCACGGTATCGGGAGTACGTCGCCGACGCGGACGCGCGCCGCGCCATCGGCACCGGCGAGCCGCTGGCCCGTGCGCTCGAAAAAATCTCACGCGGTGCTGAAGGACGCGAATCGAAAGTCGAGGACAGCATGAACGCCCTCTGTATCTTCAACGCCGACAAGGGGCTGTTCGAGAAACTGTTCTCGACCCATCCCCCGACTGAGAAGCGCATTCAGCGGCTCCGGTCCTGA
- a CDS encoding alcohol dehydrogenase, giving the protein MRAAVVPEAGADFEVVERDVPEPDPGEVRVSVDACGICHSDVFTKEGTNPVVSYPRVPGHEVAGHVDAVGDAVDAWDVGDRVGVGWHGGHCSTCEQCRQGNFLQCENGEITGLSYDGGYAEYMTAPSEALAKIPEALDATAAAPLLCAGVTTFNALRNSDANVGDLVAVQGVGGLGHLGVQYAHAAGFETAAISRTPEKESLAKELGADHFINAADVDAGQRLQELGGADVVLATAPSSDAISSIVSGIGVDGSVVVVGVPGEPVEVSAQQLVQSRGGVEGWASGHARDSQDTLEFSSLRDIAPEIETYPLEDVNEAYGRMIDNEARFRAVLEL; this is encoded by the coding sequence ATGCGAGCGGCGGTCGTGCCTGAGGCAGGGGCAGACTTCGAGGTCGTCGAACGGGACGTGCCCGAACCCGACCCGGGCGAGGTACGGGTCTCGGTCGACGCCTGTGGCATCTGTCACAGCGACGTGTTCACGAAAGAGGGGACCAACCCGGTCGTCTCCTATCCGCGGGTTCCCGGCCACGAGGTGGCTGGACACGTCGATGCCGTCGGCGACGCTGTCGACGCCTGGGACGTGGGCGACAGGGTCGGCGTCGGCTGGCACGGCGGCCACTGTTCGACGTGTGAGCAGTGTCGACAGGGGAACTTCCTCCAGTGTGAGAACGGCGAAATCACTGGGCTGAGCTACGATGGTGGCTACGCCGAGTACATGACCGCACCGTCGGAAGCGCTCGCCAAGATTCCGGAGGCGCTGGACGCGACGGCCGCAGCGCCGTTACTCTGTGCGGGCGTGACGACGTTCAACGCGCTGCGGAACAGCGATGCGAACGTCGGAGATCTGGTCGCGGTGCAGGGCGTCGGCGGGCTCGGTCACCTCGGGGTCCAGTATGCTCACGCGGCCGGCTTCGAGACGGCCGCCATTTCCCGAACGCCGGAGAAGGAATCGCTGGCGAAAGAGCTGGGAGCCGACCACTTCATCAACGCGGCGGACGTGGATGCCGGCCAGCGGCTACAGGAACTCGGTGGGGCCGACGTCGTGCTGGCGACGGCACCGTCGAGTGACGCCATCAGTTCTATCGTCAGCGGAATCGGCGTCGATGGCTCAGTCGTAGTCGTCGGCGTTCCCGGCGAGCCAGTGGAAGTGAGCGCACAGCAGCTCGTCCAGAGCCGGGGCGGTGTCGAAGGCTGGGCCTCCGGACACGCACGCGACTCACAGGACACGCTGGAGTTCAGTTCGCTCCGTGACATCGCGCCGGAGATAGAGACCTACCCGCTCGAAGACGTCAACGAAGCATACGGGCGGATGATCGACAACGAAGCGCGGTTCCGGGCCGTGCTGGAACTGTAA
- a CDS encoding metallophosphoesterase: MDCTADDRVYYVISDLHIGGDEQLEDVEFLDELLDFLGRLETTDEHAELLINGDAFGLWEFTGMSGLEKFDALEETYPSLFEQLRKTGENIQITLIPGNHDHELAAYDEYVERFAAYNVDLVQSKSITRPVGDQAIHLEHGNQQDPNNRIEDWGDTNVTPLGYYYNTLVTSRAGQLSDRGRYNWLKDVQAVTPTERVPVWMLSKYFYREMNPLLRYALVPFLLLFNISAILAILAALNLLGVWSAPVETTTSFLGQFGTVGTAIWMLLVVNASLAGLLLLVGIPLYLLRQDIKKTINRFGVFETDLTVDTQTPYKEAAREVFDEKEDVVVFCYGHTHRPSVQSVDDGLVVNSGTWLKRLHRRDGIIGLLPPVFYPSYQLCAVRITAEDGQVVVDYEEVQKPSPSPEELTLTERLLTVGRTPNPELPDRAVVETEQSVPPREPAE, encoded by the coding sequence ATGGACTGCACCGCCGACGACCGCGTCTACTACGTCATCAGCGACCTCCACATCGGCGGCGACGAGCAGCTAGAGGACGTGGAATTTCTCGACGAACTACTCGATTTTCTGGGGCGGTTAGAGACCACCGACGAGCACGCCGAACTACTCATCAACGGCGACGCGTTCGGGCTGTGGGAGTTCACCGGCATGTCGGGACTGGAGAAGTTCGACGCCCTCGAAGAGACCTATCCGTCGCTGTTCGAGCAGTTGCGAAAGACCGGCGAGAACATCCAGATCACGCTGATACCGGGCAACCACGACCACGAACTCGCGGCCTACGACGAGTACGTGGAGCGGTTCGCGGCGTACAACGTAGACCTTGTCCAGTCGAAGTCGATTACCCGTCCGGTGGGGGACCAAGCCATCCACCTCGAACACGGCAATCAGCAGGACCCCAACAACCGCATCGAAGACTGGGGGGACACCAACGTGACGCCGCTTGGCTACTACTACAACACGCTCGTGACAAGTCGGGCCGGCCAGCTGTCGGACCGGGGTCGGTACAACTGGCTCAAGGACGTCCAGGCCGTAACGCCGACCGAGCGGGTCCCGGTGTGGATGCTCTCGAAGTACTTCTACCGGGAGATGAACCCGCTGCTGCGGTACGCGCTGGTCCCGTTCCTGTTACTGTTCAACATCAGCGCCATCCTGGCGATTCTGGCGGCGCTGAACCTGCTGGGCGTCTGGTCCGCGCCGGTCGAAACGACGACGTCGTTTCTTGGCCAGTTCGGCACGGTCGGCACCGCCATCTGGATGCTGCTTGTCGTGAACGCGTCGCTGGCCGGGCTGCTGTTGCTCGTGGGCATCCCGTTGTACCTTCTGCGACAGGACATCAAGAAGACCATCAACCGGTTCGGAGTCTTTGAGACCGACCTCACGGTCGATACCCAGACACCGTACAAGGAAGCCGCCCGGGAAGTGTTCGACGAAAAGGAAGACGTGGTCGTCTTCTGTTACGGTCACACGCACCGGCCGAGCGTGCAGTCGGTAGACGACGGGCTGGTCGTCAACAGCGGGACCTGGCTCAAACGCCTCCACCGTCGGGACGGCATCATCGGGCTCCTTCCGCCGGTGTTTTACCCCTCCTACCAGCTCTGTGCGGTGCGCATTACGGCCGAAGACGGGCAGGTGGTCGTCGACTACGAGGAAGTCCAGAAACCGAGCCCCAGTCCGGAGGAGCTGACACTCACCGAACGCCTGCTGACGGTCGGTCGGACACCCAACCCCGAACTCCCCGACCGTGCGGTCGTGGAAACCGAGCAGTCGGTGCCGCCGCGGGAACCGGCCGAGTAA
- a CDS encoding helix-turn-helix transcriptional regulator has protein sequence MSNTADDGRADGSPPSTAEFTPERVLSVFRDRTDQAKPLTATDVMDALGCSRKTAHNKLEVLVERGELETRKVGARSRVWWIPFSQLVGSDAQQQQREPPVEHSIADADLPGTGDVLDDRRAALRAAYDYLRENPNTDAGKLITEVFQEHPAGYKTADEWWDAIGPALEDLPQVDLAADHEHVWHYVGG, from the coding sequence ATGAGCAATACCGCGGACGATGGTCGGGCTGACGGGTCGCCACCGTCCACGGCAGAGTTCACACCGGAGCGAGTGCTCTCGGTGTTTCGAGACCGAACGGACCAGGCGAAGCCGTTGACGGCAACCGATGTGATGGACGCACTCGGTTGTTCCCGGAAAACGGCACACAACAAGCTCGAAGTACTCGTCGAGCGGGGTGAGCTGGAAACGCGGAAGGTCGGCGCACGGAGCCGGGTCTGGTGGATCCCGTTCTCCCAGCTCGTCGGCTCGGACGCGCAACAGCAGCAACGAGAGCCGCCGGTCGAACACAGTATCGCCGACGCGGACCTGCCGGGGACGGGGGACGTACTCGACGACCGGCGTGCAGCGCTGAGGGCCGCGTACGACTACCTCCGTGAAAACCCCAACACGGATGCCGGGAAGCTCATTACCGAGGTGTTTCAGGAGCATCCGGCGGGCTACAAGACCGCTGACGAGTGGTGGGACGCTATCGGACCCGCGCTCGAAGACCTCCCACAGGTCGACCTGGCCGCCGACCACGAGCACGTCTGGCACTACGTCGGTGGGTGA